The stretch of DNA GATGTAATTAAGCAGTACATCGAATGCCGCTACTGCAAATAATCTCTCAAAGTTTTCAATTGACAGATAAATTACTGCCATATGATGTGTTTGATCTTTGCATGATAATGAGAGATCGAAAAGCTACACACTAAAATGTGAGTGGCTTTACATGCTTCTTTCGCTTGATGGTACTTACTTTGAATTTGTCAAATTAACTTGTCATTTTTTCTCAATATTTTCAGCAAGATGAGAAGCTGACCATGAAGCTATGAAGCTATGAAGTTATTTTCTAAAAATAAGTGAATTTCATTCAATTGGTATGTCTTGCAATCTTTAGCTTTAAATTTAATCTATATATGATAATCAACATCATATTCTGTTTGTTACACTCTTTTTGTAAGAATTTGTCAAAAAGACTCTTGTTCTAATATAGTTCAAAATTAAACTTTACACTTAATTAATTCATACCAAATTAATTCTCAGAGTGAGATAATCAGTGAACCCATTGGCCAAATTTTCTGGCTCCTGGCTCCGCCCCTGATACCAAGCCGCAgcgttttgtgcgagagagatGAAAGCAAAACCTTGATGGCGTCCGTCCAGAATGGAAATTTCGGGAGGTCCTATTTGCGTGCAAGCGTCCATCCACCCTAGTATTTCTTTCGTGTTCGCTTGACCGCGACGGCTAGTAAGGGTGTGTGCAATGGTTGATAAGACAATTTTATCTTAGCCATGCGACATACGTAGTTTAGAAATCGCGATTAAAAATGATGTACAATGAATTATCTCTTGCTCTTGTCTTTAATCTAATAGTTATCTCTCCCTTCTTAAATATAAGTTTTTTTATAGATTTCAATATGGACTGTATATGTATTTTAGAGTGTAGGTTTATTCATTTTGCATCGTATGTAGTTTATATTAAAATCTTTAAAAAAAGACATATATTTGAAAACAGAGTAAAAATCTCTAAATATGTGCTAAGACCATTTTGCTAAGAGGTTATCTCTTAGTATTTCTTAGATAAGAGAAGGTAGGCATTTCTTTTATGTTTTCTAAGTTGGAGGCGAAAGAAGACGAAGCAGAAAGCAAAGGCATGAAATGCGtttatatatattatatatatatttcaTGATTTCCATGGTATGTACACTAGGTGAGGCGAGAAGGGGGCATGCATATGGCGAGTCGTGACAAACAAGGCTAGGAGGAGGGAACGCGAGCCAGCGTCCAAAAATGGAAGGTGGTGCGGGGCCGGAAATCCACGTGGGCACCACTCCGCCCGGGCCCACCGCACCTGAGAGGGGGGCGCGCGCACGTGGGCTGGTCCCGACAAAAATTCCGCGTCGCGATCCTCGGGGCGAATCAGCCCGTGGATCGATCGGGTCAGGCGAGGCGATCAGGCCGCCTGCTGGGCCGccggggcgggcggcggcggcgaggtggaggAGGAGAACCACTGGGTGAAGGCGTCGAGGGTGCGCGTGTCGGCGCGGTAGTGGCGCTGCGTGAAGCGCATGAGGTCGGCCCAGGTGAAGTCCGGGTACCGCCGCGGGCTCCTCAGGCCCGGCGGCGGCCGCACCACGCGGTCCTCGCGCGGGCACAGGAAGAAGGCCAGCGACCGCCGCTCCTGCCGCCGGTTCACCACCGCCCGGTGCAGGCAGCTCTTGTACCGCCCGTTCGACAGCGCCTGCATGCATGCAAACAACAAAGAAAGCGCCGACTGTTAGTCAGACCACTCAAACGTACGTCGGCTTTCCCGTTCCGTTTCGACGGCTAATCATTTCCGAGGCGCAAGCAAAATTGACGCGCGAGACAAGGACGCATCGCCGCGGCCGTCCCTGGCTCCAAAAAGCAAATGCAGTGTAACATGAGCTGTAAATAAAACTGACTACGAAGGCGGGAGGGGCCTCGATCGCGTCGTGTGTGAACCACGCGACGAGCGGCAGCGCCCACGTGAAGCCCGTccgacggggcggcggccgggAGCACGGCGCACGTGCATGGCCGTCGCCGTCGACGAGGAGGGGCGGGAAATTAACAGCGACAGACGGAGTGGAGACGCGCCGAAACCCGCAGGATACAGTGCCGTGGGGAAACCTTGTACCGCGCCGTATCTAGATCAGCTGGCCGAGGCCGACCGCCGACGGGCCAAACACCAGGGCAGGAAAGCCCGGCGGCAGCATCCGGCCCTTGCCATGGGCGTAGGAGCAAATTCAGAGCGCGCGCGCGCGCATGCACCTGGGTTGGCCCGCCACCGAAAGCGCCGCCACCTCACCGTCACCGCCGCTACTGTACAAAACCACCAGGCCTACATGGCTTGCTATCCCCTATCTTTTCCCGCGCTCTGATTGGCTCCGCACCTAGTGCTCGCACCCTTTTTTGGACGGACGGATAGATAGATGGAATAAAACCCTACTTTCCCAGACCACTAGAAATGGATACGCTGATCCATGTACTACCACGTCTTCGTCGGTAGAATTGACGAGTCTAAAGTGATGGCGATTACCACTACTCCCTAATAACAGGTTCCTTCAGGCATCGTCCTAGGAAGGAAGGGATGATGATGACGAGGACCGCTACTCtctccgtttctttttactccACATATACTACTAATAAGTTATATGTGCATAGCATGTGAGGGCTTGCTTAGTCAAATTACAACTAAAGATAGACATGTTGGTGTATTAGTTATAGCAGAGGAATGGAATTGTTAGCCATATGCATGACGTATAAGATGCAAAAATCACGTCATGTGTGTTTTGTCTAGGTGTCTTTTTTGGCTATCTCAAAGCTAATGTTCTATCCACAAAGATAAAATAAGATTTATGAACGTACATAGGCTTGAAATATGAAGTAAAAACGAATGACAGTTTGGATAAAACAGAAGTTAGGAGAGTCTTGAGTGTGCAAGAGGCTATAATAAAGTAGAAGTGTGCTTTAAAATTCTGTGCAAAATGTCCATATAGCGTATGCTCATCCATAGATTCTTCTAGATAGTACACGTGGCAAAATCTGGTGAGGTAATGAGAAGATCCAACGGTCAGCAACACAAGGATTTGCCACCTCTCTATGATCCGTTTGGCTTCATCTAACAGTTGTTATTTAAAGTTATTCGTACGTTATATAGTGGTATAAATTTGTGTGAAACCAAACTACACCAAGTTTGACATATTACCCCCCAACGACTTATacttaggaacggaggaagtagttTACATTACAAAAATTCCGACATCTACAACACCAGAGTTTTAAAGTACAAAAAATAACTTCATGATGCCTCTAATAATATTGACTTCATGTTAcaaatgttgatattttttcctATAAAATAGACCAGGCAAATTTTATATACAAACTAAAAAGAAATGGATGAAGTATGTCAGTTCGGCGCTTGTTTCTACCACTAACTACTACTCCCTTCGTCTCATAATAATATATAGTAAGATATTTTTGCAAGCTAAGATTGCTTGCATACCCGCAAAAGAAAACATTGCTTGCAAAAACGTCTAATGTTATGGGATAGATTAGTACCAACTAGTGCATGTTAATTCAAGCTGTCGAGTCTTAGAATCTAATAATGAGCGTTGATTGGCGCTGagaaagaaaataaatcacgTACGTCATGTCAGAAGCTTTACGGTGATAGGCCTACCAGCGGCTCGCTTGTTAGGAAGCAGAGTGCAATCACGTCATGTCAGTAGGCTCCCACGGTCCCTCTCTCTTTGTTCCGGAACAGCGAGGCAGTTTTTATGGGCCGGTTCGCTCGTTAGGAAGCAGAGCACAGCGGAACAGAGCACGGGTAGTTGACTACTGTATACCCCCCATTAGTGAGCGAAAGCAACGCCTAATACGAGCAGCAGTAGCAATTACCATGAAGGTGTCGCCGATGTTGATGACCATGGCGCCGGGGACGGGGCGGACGGGCCGCCAGTCGCCGTCGACGAGGACCTCCAGCCCGCCCACGTCGTCCTGCAGCAGGATGGTGAGCGCCGTGGGGTCGCAGTGCGGGCCCGTCCCCAGCGTGCGCTCCGGCTCCGGGCACGGCGGGTAGTAGTTGCACCGCATGATGGAGCTGCTGTCCGCGAAGAAGTCCCGGTAGTACCCGCGCTTCTCCACCCCCAGGCTCAGCTCCAGCAGCTCCATGATCCTCAGCGACAGCTCCTTCATCTTCTCGCAGTACTCCTGGTACAGCCTCCTGCACGTGTTCTCTTGTCACTACTCACCACGTAGTACGGCGGCTTCAAGTACTCGTACGTGGGCGCCGATCGAACGTAGGATCGCGCGGAAACAAAAAGAAAAATGCAGTGGCGGGGATGGATTCGTGCTGGCCGGATAGGGTGGATATATTACCCCATTGGCTCGTAGTCCGGCCCGAGGGTGCTGGTGAAGTAGTCCACCACGACGGGCGCGGCGCCGGCGCGGTCGTGGAAGCCGAAGGAGAG from Triticum urartu cultivar G1812 chromosome 3, Tu2.1, whole genome shotgun sequence encodes:
- the LOC125545584 gene encoding gibberellin 20 oxidase 2-like translates to MPDSSPAHSLAASSHAAHLMVLQTAQQEPSLTRPPHCSAATARLPAAMDTSPATPLLLQPPAPSIDPFAAKAAVNKNGGAATAVYDLRREPKIPAPFVWPHAEVRPTTAEELAVPVVDVGVLRNGDAAGLRRAVAQVAAACATHGFFQVSGHGVDDALARAALDGASGFFRLPLAEKQRARRVPGTVSGYTSAHADRFASKLPWKETLSFGFHDRAGAAPVVVDYFTSTLGPDYEPMGRLYQEYCEKMKELSLRIMELLELSLGVEKRGYYRDFFADSSSIMRCNYYPPCPEPERTLGTGPHCDPTALTILLQDDVGGLEVLVDGDWRPVRPVPGAMVINIGDTFMALSNGRYKSCLHRAVVNRRQERRSLAFFLCPREDRVVRPPPGLRSPRRYPDFTWADLMRFTQRHYRADTRTLDAFTQWFSSSTSPPPPAPAAQQAA